Within Bifidobacterium dentium JCM 1195 = DSM 20436, the genomic segment CGCCAGCGTCTCATAGTATTCATGATTGCCTGCCAGTCGCACGGTCATGCCGCAGTCGATGCGGCCATCGATCGACATCATCATGTGGCATACGATGTAAGGTTTGCTCATGGTGTTCTCGTTCCTTTCCCTTGGTATGCCTGGAAGCCTACGACAAAGTGTTTCGCATATCCAATGTCGATGAAACATGTCGATTCATGCAATTCCGTTATTGAATCTGTGTGGTTGAAGGCGTCTGATATCGTCCGGCATGACTCCTGCAATGCCAGCTGGAACACGGGGAACGGGCGTATGCGGAAGAAGAGGCGTTGAAGGGTGGGGTTGCCTAGCCCCTTCGTTTCGGATCGCCACCATTCATGAATGCGGCGAGGCGACGGGTCAGGCAGCGGGGGAGTACTCGTTCGGCGAGGGTGCCGGATTTCGTGAACATGCTGTGGTAGGCAAGTGTTCGACCCCGCAACATCTTGTGGTATGCATAGGTGGCGAGCTGACGGGCCGTGGCGGGTCTGGTCATGGTGAAGAAGTTACGTCCGCTCATTTTTGCGGCTTTCTCGAAACCGGTTGCGGTCGGACCGGGGCATACGCAGGTCACGGTCACGCCGGTGCCGCGCAGTTCATACGCCACCGCTTCGGACAGCGAACGTACGAACGCCTTTGACGCGAAATACATGGCCATATACGGTCCGGCCATCATGGAGGCGACTGATGAGACGTTGAGAATCCTCCCCGCACCGGCATCGCGCATGTCCCGCCCATATCGGTAGGTGAGTTCGGCCAGTGCGTTCATGTTGAGTTGCATCATCTCATGCTGTCGGCGCCAAGTGCCGTCCAGAAACCCAGTCCATTCACCGAATCCGGCGTTATTGACCAGATGGTCGATGATGAAGCCATGCGAGGTCGTGTAGTCGTACAGTTTCAGCGGGGCGTCGTTTTCGCTCAGATCGATGGCGAACGTTTCGACGTGCACGCCGTAACGTCGTTCTAGGAGGCTTTTCACCTCGGCGAGTGAGGTTCGATTCCTGGCCGTGATTACCAGATCGTGCCCATCCGCCGCGAACAGTGAGGCCAGCTCTCGCCCGATGCCACTGGATGCTCCTGTAATCAACGTGTATCCCATGCCAGCTCCTTCGTCCAGGCCACCTTGATCGTTGTATCACCACTATAGGTGGCGGATGCTTTCACCATCAAAGCCAAATAACCTTGGACACATACCCCCTAACCTTAGGATGAGTCGAAGAATCCGCCATCTATAAGCCAAATGGGTATCCGTCGATGGTGGGGTTGACCTGCATCTGGATGACCTTGTATGTTGTGAAGCGTGGATAAGTTCAAGACGCATTACGATTCGCCGATTGGCGGCATTACGATGATTGCGGACGGCGAAGCGCTACTGGGACTGTGGTTCGACGGGCATACGGAAGATGCTGACGATGACAATGCGGTATGGACGGACGACCTGCCGATTTTCGGACTCGCCTTTCGTTGGCTGGATGAATATTTCGCAGGGCGTAAGCCGAAAGTGCATGTGCCGATTCGACTGGAGGGTACGCCGTTTCGTGAGGAAATCTGGGCGTTGCTGCGGGAGGTCCCCTATGGCGAGACCGTTTCGTACGGTGAGCTTGCGCACCGGTTGGAATCGAAACATGCCGACGGCCGCAAGGTTTCGGCACGGGCTGTCGGCGGTGCGGTGCACCACAACCCGGTTGGCATCATAGTGCCATGCCACCGTGTCATCGGTGCTGACGGCAGTCTTACCGGTTATGCGGGCGGTCTCGATGTCAAAGCCCGGCTTCTCCGGCTTGAAGGTGTGCTGGAAAAGCCGGACTGATGACGAAGGGTCATAGACCGGCCTTGGCAATCCATTCACTGACCGCCTTGGCGGTTTTGTCGGCGTTGTTCTGCGCGTCGGTGCCTCGCACGGCAAGACCGGTCTTCACGATTGCGCCGGTGGCGTCAGCAATGTTGTTTGGGGTCGATCCCAAACCGCTACCTTCGTGCGTGCAGAACGGATGGATGGTCTTGCCCGCCCAATCGCGTCCTTCGAGGAACGTGTATATCGGCATCGGCGCATCGCCCCACCAGATTGGGTAACCGAGGAATATGGTGCCGGCCGATTCCAGGGCATCGGCGTCGCCGTTGAGCGTGATTTGCGGGCGGGCGTTGTCTCGTCGCTCGTCCTGTGCCACGCTGGTGGCCTCGTCATAGCCTTCCGGATAGGGTTCGTTGCGGGTGATCTCGATGAGCGGAGCGTCGGTCTCTTCGGCGATCGCCTCGGCAAGTTTCGCCGTGTTGCCGACTTTCACGTTGCCCACGCCGTAATTCTCGCCGGCGCGGGAAAAATACACCACTACCATGCTGCTTCCTTTCGATGAATTGGTTGCTGTTTGTCTGGATGATTCGGGCTTCGTATCGGGTATCGATCCGCATCCGCCGAGTGTGAGTGCGGTGATGCACAGACAGGTCGAAAGTGCTTTGCGAGCGTTCATGGTCTTCCGCCGTCCCAACGTCATGGGGCTTTCGTGGTCAGGCCAGTGACTGGATCGTGTCGAGATCCCTGAGCACGCGTTTGGGCTGGGCGGAGAGCGGGAAGTTTGCCTCGTCATGCACGCCGTCGAACGAGCCGGCCGCATCCGGCTCCAAGCCTTCGAACAGGGGAGACAGGTCGGCTTGTGCCGGGCCTTGCTCGGCGATAAGCTCCAACGTTTTGTGGTCGGCTTCGTCGCTGCCCAGCGCCGACACCAGTACGCGCGCAATCTGTGCGCGTGCGACTGCGCCGTCTTCGGGACTTGCGTGACGATGCGTGTCACCCTGCAGGAATACGAGTCGTTGCTGGTCGGAATCGTTGTAGTCGAACCAGCCGGGGCGCACGATGGTGTATTCGTTGCCGCTGGTGCGCACCAGACGTTCGGAACGTCGTTTCCAATCGTGCGCCTGATAGTCACGGTTGTATTTCGAATCCATGTAGGTCACGCCGATCGCCGTCATCAGGGCGATGCGCACCTTACGCCCATCCAAGGCGAGCAGGGTGTTGCGCACCGCGCCGTAATCGATCTTTTCGATCATCGAAGGACCGTCGTGCGCACCCATGGTGAATACGATGCCATTGATGCCGTCCAATGCGCTTTTCAGTGATTCGATGCTGGTCAAATCGCCTTCGAACATGTTTACACGGGCATCAAAGTGTGCGCGACTTGTGTCACGCACCAAGGCGCGCACCTGATAGCCCTGGGCCAATCCTTCTGCCACGGCTAGCCGCCCGATGCTGCCGGTTGCACCGACAAATAGAACATGGGTTGGTTTGGTCATTTCAATTCCTCCGATGATGAGCGCTGCGTACTGCTGTCATCGTATGGTCGGAAGGAAGATATAACAAATACAAATCAGCAATAGTAATTAATCGAAAAAATGCATATACTTAATGTGTTGATGCATAGTGGGCGGCGGAACGAGACGATTATGGAAATCAAAATATTGCGCAATTTTATCGCGGTAGTGCAGGAAGAGGGCGTCACCGCCGCCTCCGACGTACTGCGTATCAGCCAGCCGGCGTTGTCTCGGCAGATCAAAGACCTGGAAGAAGAGATGGGTGCCACGCTGTTCGTACGAGGCAATCGTGGGCGTGCGTTGGAGCTGACGCATGAAGGGCAACTGCTGTACCGGCGTGCGCGCGAAATCGTGGAGCTCGCTGACCGCACCAAATCCGAAATCGCTTCTGGCGAGGAGATTGAGGGCGACGTGCATATCGCGGCCGCTCAATCTTCGGTCATGGATGTGCTTGCCAAGGCCGCCGTGCATGTTCGGGAGCTGCATCCCGGCATCCGTGTGCAGCTGCATGATGACTACGGCGAAAACATCGTGGAACGGCTTAACAATGGGTTGGCCGATTTCGGTGTGCTCGTGCAGCCGACCGATATGGGCCGCTATGACCATTTTCCGTTGCCGGGCGGAGATCAGATGGGCGTGCTCATGCGATCGGACGATCCGTTGGTGGCGAAGGATGGGATCCGTGCCGAAGACCTGCAGGGATTGCCGATGATCGTACCGAAGGGCGCGTTGGTCAGGCGTGACCTGTCGGGTTGGTATGGTGCCGATTTAAGGCCTTACCACATCGTCGGCACCATGAATCTGGCCTATAACGCCAGCCGATTCGTGCGTGCCGGATACGGCTATGCCATGAGCCTCGGAGGATTGGTGGACACGGGCGAGGGAAGCGGACTATGTTTCCGTCCGTTTGACCCACCCGTACATGTCGCGCTCCATATGGCGTGGAAGAAGGACCAGCCGCTTACCCCGTCCGCACAGGCCTTCCTTACCTGTGTACGCGAGGTGGTGGCGAAGATGGCCGAAGGCTAGGTGGGTGTTCCGGGACGGAGGAATCCGCCATCCGGCCGGGGCTACTCCTGCTGCTCGTTCGGATCGAGCATCTTGATGACCTTTGCGGGGGTTCCTACGGCGACCCCATAGTCGGGAACGTCTTTGGTGACGACGGCGCCGGCGCCGACCACCGCGTATTCACCGATGGTCACACCGGGGCAGATGGTTACGTTCATGCCGATCCACGCGTTTTTCTTGATGGTCACCCTGCCATAGGTATACATGGAATGGCGCGCGTTGAAATCATGGTTGATGGTCGCGATGCGAACGCCCGGCGCCACTTGTACTCCGTCGCCGAACTCAATGCCGCCCGAAGCGGACAGGATGGCGGAATGATTGATGAACACGCCTTTGCCAAACGTCACGCGGTTGCCGAAGTCGCAGGTGAACGGCGTCAGGATGCGCACATCGTCGAGCTTGCGGCCGAACAGCTCCTCGAGATGACCGACGTAGCTTGGGTCGTCGGGCAGGGTTGCGTTCGCTTTCGCGCACAGCGTACGGGCGCGCATCATCTCGTCGACCGCCTCTTTGAAGTACGGTTCGCGGTTGTCGGTCGGACCGCCTTGGTCCATCAGTTCGTATACATGGCCTTTGCCGTATTCCATCATGAAATCCTTCGAATCGTATTTTGCCGATGTTGGTGCGGACCTCATTATGGAACCGAAATCGCAGGCAAACCAATGTGCGTGATGGGCGCGTTGACATGCGTTTTATGCATGCCAACGCAAATCCATGCCTGACGACCGAGGCGGATGCCGGACGAGAGTCAGTCGACCAGCGCCGCCGGATACTGGGCGACGGCCTGATCGATCTGCGCCTCGGTGGAGGTGGCGACGCCCTGAATCAGGAACGGCTTGAGATACGTGGCATGCACGTGGCGGAACGTCGTTTCGAACGGGGAGAGCAGCTCCTCCATGGTACGTACGTGGCTGCCTTCACGGGTATACGAATCCGCCGGAGAACCGGTGGAGACGGCCACCATGAATTCCTTACCTTCCAGTGCGTGTCCACCGCCATACGCCCAACCGGCCTGCAGCACCGCATCCTCCCATTGTTTGAGCAATGCGGGGGAGCTATACCAATAGAAGGGGAATTGCAGCACGATACGGTCATGCGATTCGATGAGCTTCTGCTCGCGCTCCACATTGATGTGGAAATCCGGATATTCGGCATACTCGTCGATTACGGTTACGTCACCGGTCTCATTGGCGATGTCCATGAGCTTGCGATTGACCTGCGACTTTTCCAGATGCGGATGGAACACCAGTACCAGCGTCTTCATCGATACTCCTTAGCTTTGCGAGTCCACAGTGGTGGATTCATATATGAGCATAGTAGGGTGGCCGCCCTTATTAAACCCGTCATAAGCAGCGTCGATAGTCGATGGGCGTTTGTGCGACGATGGTGCCATTAGTGTGATTCTCGAAGGATTCGTCGGGCGCGATGATGAAGGAGGAGATGCCGGTGCGGCAGGGGGAAGGCGTGAAGACCAGGGCCTTGCGGGCCGCCGTGCCCAAGGTGCTGCCGATTTGCATTAGCTTCTTTTTCCTTGCCATGTCGTATGGCCTGCTGATGGGCACCCGGGGTTTCTCGTTCCTGTGGCCCATGTGCATGAGTGCGTTCATCTTTACGGGCTCCATGGAATTCGTTACCGTGAACCTGCTGGTCTCCGCCTTCAATCCCCTCGCCACACTGATGCTTGCGGTGATGATGGGCACCCGTCATGTGTTTTACGGCATCTCCATGCTTGGCAGATTCAAGAGCATGGGGCTGAAGAAGCCGTACCTTATCTACGCCATGTGCGATGAAACCTTCGCCGTCAACAATAGCGTACGGATTCCCGATGGTGTGGATCGTGGCTGGTTTTACTTCTTCGTATCGCTGCTCGATCAGTCATCATGGGTCCTTGGAGCCACCGTCGGCGGCATCGTCGGCGGACGGCTGACCTTCGATACCTCCGGATTGGATTTCGTGATGACCGCGTTGTTCGTGGTCATCTTCGTGGACCAGTGGATGAATTCGAAGCGCAGAAGTCATATGGCCGCTTTGACCGGCATCGTCGTGCCGGTCATCTGTCTGGCGC encodes:
- a CDS encoding SDR family NAD(P)-dependent oxidoreductase — its product is MGYTLITGASSGIGRELASLFAADGHDLVITARNRTSLAEVKSLLERRYGVHVETFAIDLSENDAPLKLYDYTTSHGFIIDHLVNNAGFGEWTGFLDGTWRRQHEMMQLNMNALAELTYRYGRDMRDAGAGRILNVSSVASMMAGPYMAMYFASKAFVRSLSEAVAYELRGTGVTVTCVCPGPTATGFEKAAKMSGRNFFTMTRPATARQLATYAYHKMLRGRTLAYHSMFTKSGTLAERVLPRCLTRRLAAFMNGGDPKRRG
- a CDS encoding methylated-DNA--[protein]-cysteine S-methyltransferase, encoding MDKFKTHYDSPIGGITMIADGEALLGLWFDGHTEDADDDNAVWTDDLPIFGLAFRWLDEYFAGRKPKVHVPIRLEGTPFREEIWALLREVPYGETVSYGELAHRLESKHADGRKVSARAVGGAVHHNPVGIIVPCHRVIGADGSLTGYAGGLDVKARLLRLEGVLEKPD
- a CDS encoding flavodoxin encodes the protein MVVVYFSRAGENYGVGNVKVGNTAKLAEAIAEETDAPLIEITRNEPYPEGYDEATSVAQDERRDNARPQITLNGDADALESAGTIFLGYPIWWGDAPMPIYTFLEGRDWAGKTIHPFCTHEGSGLGSTPNNIADATGAIVKTGLAVRGTDAQNNADKTAKAVSEWIAKAGL
- a CDS encoding SDR family oxidoreductase; the encoded protein is MTKPTHVLFVGATGSIGRLAVAEGLAQGYQVRALVRDTSRAHFDARVNMFEGDLTSIESLKSALDGINGIVFTMGAHDGPSMIEKIDYGAVRNTLLALDGRKVRIALMTAIGVTYMDSKYNRDYQAHDWKRRSERLVRTSGNEYTIVRPGWFDYNDSDQQRLVFLQGDTHRHASPEDGAVARAQIARVLVSALGSDEADHKTLELIAEQGPAQADLSPLFEGLEPDAAGSFDGVHDEANFPLSAQPKRVLRDLDTIQSLA
- a CDS encoding LysR family transcriptional regulator; this translates as MEIKILRNFIAVVQEEGVTAASDVLRISQPALSRQIKDLEEEMGATLFVRGNRGRALELTHEGQLLYRRAREIVELADRTKSEIASGEEIEGDVHIAAAQSSVMDVLAKAAVHVRELHPGIRVQLHDDYGENIVERLNNGLADFGVLVQPTDMGRYDHFPLPGGDQMGVLMRSDDPLVAKDGIRAEDLQGLPMIVPKGALVRRDLSGWYGADLRPYHIVGTMNLAYNASRFVRAGYGYAMSLGGLVDTGEGSGLCFRPFDPPVHVALHMAWKKDQPLTPSAQAFLTCVREVVAKMAEG
- a CDS encoding sugar O-acetyltransferase — protein: MEYGKGHVYELMDQGGPTDNREPYFKEAVDEMMRARTLCAKANATLPDDPSYVGHLEELFGRKLDDVRILTPFTCDFGNRVTFGKGVFINHSAILSASGGIEFGDGVQVAPGVRIATINHDFNARHSMYTYGRVTIKKNAWIGMNVTICPGVTIGEYAVVGAGAVVTKDVPDYGVAVGTPAKVIKMLDPNEQQE
- a CDS encoding NAD(P)H-dependent oxidoreductase, which encodes MKTLVLVFHPHLEKSQVNRKLMDIANETGDVTVIDEYAEYPDFHINVEREQKLIESHDRIVLQFPFYWYSSPALLKQWEDAVLQAGWAYGGGHALEGKEFMVAVSTGSPADSYTREGSHVRTMEELLSPFETTFRHVHATYLKPFLIQGVATSTEAQIDQAVAQYPAALVD
- a CDS encoding AzlC family ABC transporter permease; this translates as MMKEEMPVRQGEGVKTRALRAAVPKVLPICISFFFLAMSYGLLMGTRGFSFLWPMCMSAFIFTGSMEFVTVNLLVSAFNPLATLMLAVMMGTRHVFYGISMLGRFKSMGLKKPYLIYAMCDETFAVNNSVRIPDGVDRGWFYFFVSLLDQSSWVLGATVGGIVGGRLTFDTSGLDFVMTALFVVIFVDQWMNSKRRSHMAALTGIVVPVICLALFGADDFMIPSLLAMLVMFLMVRPYLGDLKTDGGFDERENRAR